Below is a genomic region from Citrobacter tructae.
CCACCATGAAAAACCCGGTGCTGATGCTCTCCCCTGGCCCGGGCGCGCCAAGCGAAGCGGGCTGCATGCCGGAGCTACTGACCCGACTGCGCGGCAAGCTGCCGATCATCGGTATTTGCCTTGGGCATCAGGCGATTGTTGAAGCCTACGGCGGGTATGTGGGTCAGGCAGGTGAAATTCTACACGGTAAAGCTTCCAGCATTGAACACGACGGCCAGGAGATGTTCGCCGGTCTGGCTAATCCGCTGCCGGTGGCGCGCTACCATTCACTGGTCGGCAGCAACGTACCGGCGGGATTAACCATTAACGCCCACTTCAACGGCATGGTGATGGCGGTGCGTCACGACACTGACCGCGTGTGCGGATTCCAGTTCCATCCGGAGTCAATTCTCACCACCCAGGGCGCACGTCTGCTGGAACAAACGCTGGCCTGGGCGCAACAGAAGCTTGAGCAAACCAACACGCTACAACCGATTCTGGAGAAACTGTATCAGGCTCAGACACTGTCTCAGCAAGAGAGTCACCAGTTGTTCTCTGCGGTCGTGCGCGGTGAACTGAAGCCGGAACAGCTTGCTGCCGCATTGGTCAGTATGAAAGTGCGCGGCGAGCATCCTAATGAGATTGCCGGTGCGGCGACCGCCCTGCTGGAAAATGCAGCCCCGTTCCCACGTCCGGACTATCTGTTTGCCGATATTGTCGGGACCGGCGGCGACGGCAGCAACAGTATCAATATTTCCACCGCCAGTGCGTTCGTCGCCGCAGCCTGTGGTTTAAAAGTGGCGAAACACGGCAACCGTAGCGTTTCCAGTAAGTCTGGTTCATCGGATCTGCTGGCAGCCTTTGGCATCAATCTGGATATGAATGCTGATAAGTCGCGCCTGGCGCTCGACGAACTGGGTGTGTGTTTCCTGTTTGCACCGAAGTACCACACCGGTTTTCGTCACGCTATGCCGGTTCGCCAGCAGCTCAAAACCCGCACGCTGTTTAACGTGCTCGGGCCGTTGATTAACCCGGCGCATCCACCGCTAGCGCTGATCGGCGTTTACAGCCCGGAACTGGTCCTGCCGATTGCCGAAACGCTGCGTGTGCTGGGATATCAGCGTGCCGCCGTGGTACACAGCGGCGGAATGGATGAAGTTTCACTGCATGCACCAACCATTGTGGCCGAGTTGCATGACGGCGAAATCAAGAGCTATCAGCTGACGGCAGACGACTTTGGCCTGACGCCATACCACCAGGAACAGCTGGCGGGCGGCACGCCGGAAGAAAACCGTGACATTCTCAGTCGCTTGCTACAAGGTAAAGGTGAAGCCGCGCACGAGGCCGCTGTGGCGGCGAATGTCGCCATGTTAATGCGCCTGCACGGCGAAGAAGATTTAAAAGCCAACGCACAAATCGTGATTAATGTACTGCGTAGCGGTGCGGCCTATGACCGGGTCACTGCGCTGGCAGCAAGAGGGTAAATGATGCAAACCGTTTTAGCGAAAATTGTTGCAGACAAGGCGATTTGGGTAGAAGCCCGCAAACAACAGCAACCGCTGGCCAGCTTTCAAAATGATATTCTGCCAAGCGCGCGTCACTTTTACGATGCGCTGCAAGGCGCGCGTACCGCGTTTATTCTGGAGTGCAAAAAAGCCTCCCCGTCAAAAGGTGTGATCCGTGATGACTTCGACCCGGCACAGATTGCGGGCGTGTATAAACATTATGCCTCGGCGATTTCCGTACTCACTGACGAGAAATACTTCCAGGGAAGTTTTGATTTTCTGCCAGTCGTCAGTCGCATCGCACCACAACCGATTCTGTGTAAGGACTTTATTATCGATCCTTACCAAATTTACCTGGCGCGCCACTACCAGGCTGACGCCTGTTTACTGATGCTGTCGGTATTGGATGACGAACAATATCGTCAGCTCGCCTCTGTCGCACACAGCCTGAAAATGGGCGTGCTGACCGAGGTCAGCAACGAAGAAGAGCTGGAACGTGCCATTGCGCTTGGCGCAAAAGTCGTGGGTATAAACAACCGTGACCTGCGTGACTTGTCGATTGATCTCAATCGCACCCGCCAGTTGGCACCGCGACTGGGACACGGCGTGACCGTGATCAGCGAATCCGGCATTAATACCTACGGACAGGTGCGCGAACTGAGCCACTTCGCCAACGGTTTCCTGATTGGCTCCGCGCTGATGTCCCATAACGATCTGCATGCAGCGGTGCGTCGCGTGTTGCTCGGCGAGAACAAAGTATGCGGCCTGACGCGCGCGCAGGATGCCAACGCAGCGTATGAATCTGGCGCGATTTATGGCGGACTGATTTTTGTCCCTTCTTCGCCACGCGCAGTCAGTATTGAGCAGGCGCGTGAAGTCATGACAGGTGCGCCGCTACAGTATGTCGGCGTGTTTCGCGACAGCAATATTGATGACGTGTGCGCCGCCGTCGGGCATTTGTTGCTGACAGCAGTGCAACTCCACGGGAACGAAGATCAGACCTATGTCGACACGCTGCGCGCAGCATTGCCGCAACAGGTGCAAATCTGGAAGGCGTTGAGCGTGGGCGAATCACTGCCTGCCCGTCGCTATCAGCATATTGATAAATACGTTTTCGACAACGGCCAGGGCGGCAGCGGGCAGCGCTTTGACTGGTCTCTGCTGGGCGGACAATCGCTGGATAACGTTTTACTGGCTGGCGGGCTCGGTGCAGATAACTGCGTCGAGGCGGCTAAAACCGGCTGTGCCGGTCTCGATTTTAATTCTGGCGTAGAGTCGCAGCCTGGCATCAAAGATGCTCGTCTACTGGCCTCGGTCTTTCAAACACTGCGCGCATATTAAGGAAAAGGACATGACAACATTACTCAACCCCTACTTTGGTGAATTTGGCGGCATGTATGTGCCACAGATTCTGATGCCTGCGCTGCGCCAGCTGGAAGATGCCTTCGTCAGCGCGCAAAAAGATCCTGAGTTTCAGGCGCAGTTTACCGACCTGCTGAAAAACTACGCGGGTCGTCCTACCGCTCTGACCAAATGTCAAAACATTACCGCAGGCACAAACACCACGCTGTATCTCAAACGTGAAGACTTACTGCACGGCGGCGCACACAAGACTAACCAGGTGTTGGGTCAGGCGTTACTGGCAAAGCGCATGGGTAAAACCGAGATCATCGCCGAAACGGGTGCTGGTCAACACGGCGTCGCTTCCGCACTCGCCTGTGCCTTGCTTGGCTTGAAGTGTCGCATCTATATGGGCGCGAAAGACATCGAACGTCAGTCACCCAACGTGTTCCGTATGCGTTTGATGGGCGCCGAGGTGATCCCGGTCCATAGCGGTTCCGCAACGCTGAAGGATGCCTGTAACGAAGCGCTGCGCGACTGGTCTGGCAGCTACGATACCGCGCACTATATGCTCGGTACGGCGGCTGGCCCGCATCCGTTCCCGACCATTGTGCGTGAATTCCAGCGCATGATCGGTGAAGAAACCAAAGCGCAGATCCTCGAAAAAGAAGGCCGTCTGCCGGATGCTGTTATCGCCTGTGTGGGCGGCGGGTCGAATGCTATCGGTATGTTT
It encodes:
- the trpD gene encoding bifunctional anthranilate synthase glutamate amidotransferase component TrpG/anthranilate phosphoribosyltransferase TrpD; its protein translation is MADILLLDNIDSFTYNLADQLRTNGHNVVIYRNHIPAQTLIDRLATMKNPVLMLSPGPGAPSEAGCMPELLTRLRGKLPIIGICLGHQAIVEAYGGYVGQAGEILHGKASSIEHDGQEMFAGLANPLPVARYHSLVGSNVPAGLTINAHFNGMVMAVRHDTDRVCGFQFHPESILTTQGARLLEQTLAWAQQKLEQTNTLQPILEKLYQAQTLSQQESHQLFSAVVRGELKPEQLAAALVSMKVRGEHPNEIAGAATALLENAAPFPRPDYLFADIVGTGGDGSNSINISTASAFVAAACGLKVAKHGNRSVSSKSGSSDLLAAFGINLDMNADKSRLALDELGVCFLFAPKYHTGFRHAMPVRQQLKTRTLFNVLGPLINPAHPPLALIGVYSPELVLPIAETLRVLGYQRAAVVHSGGMDEVSLHAPTIVAELHDGEIKSYQLTADDFGLTPYHQEQLAGGTPEENRDILSRLLQGKGEAAHEAAVAANVAMLMRLHGEEDLKANAQIVINVLRSGAAYDRVTALAARG
- the trpCF gene encoding bifunctional indole-3-glycerol-phosphate synthase TrpC/phosphoribosylanthranilate isomerase TrpF translates to MQTVLAKIVADKAIWVEARKQQQPLASFQNDILPSARHFYDALQGARTAFILECKKASPSKGVIRDDFDPAQIAGVYKHYASAISVLTDEKYFQGSFDFLPVVSRIAPQPILCKDFIIDPYQIYLARHYQADACLLMLSVLDDEQYRQLASVAHSLKMGVLTEVSNEEELERAIALGAKVVGINNRDLRDLSIDLNRTRQLAPRLGHGVTVISESGINTYGQVRELSHFANGFLIGSALMSHNDLHAAVRRVLLGENKVCGLTRAQDANAAYESGAIYGGLIFVPSSPRAVSIEQAREVMTGAPLQYVGVFRDSNIDDVCAAVGHLLLTAVQLHGNEDQTYVDTLRAALPQQVQIWKALSVGESLPARRYQHIDKYVFDNGQGGSGQRFDWSLLGGQSLDNVLLAGGLGADNCVEAAKTGCAGLDFNSGVESQPGIKDARLLASVFQTLRAY
- the trpB gene encoding tryptophan synthase subunit beta; the encoded protein is MTTLLNPYFGEFGGMYVPQILMPALRQLEDAFVSAQKDPEFQAQFTDLLKNYAGRPTALTKCQNITAGTNTTLYLKREDLLHGGAHKTNQVLGQALLAKRMGKTEIIAETGAGQHGVASALACALLGLKCRIYMGAKDIERQSPNVFRMRLMGAEVIPVHSGSATLKDACNEALRDWSGSYDTAHYMLGTAAGPHPFPTIVREFQRMIGEETKAQILEKEGRLPDAVIACVGGGSNAIGMFADFINETSVGLIGVEPGGHGIESGEHGAPLKHGRVGIYFGMKSPMMQTEEGQIEESYSISAGLDFPSVGPQHAYLNSIGRADYVSITDDEALDAFKTLCLHEGIIPALESSHALAHALKMMRDNPEKEQLLVVNLSGRGDKDIFTVHDILKARGEI